A single Hippocampus zosterae strain Florida chromosome 19, ASM2543408v3, whole genome shotgun sequence DNA region contains:
- the mrpl19 gene encoding 39S ribosomal protein L19, mitochondrial produces the protein MLPSCGQSAVLQFIPHSFGPARLPDKARDNRRSKMAASAKSLEICLFSSKLLRNVQLRNERFLSTSGCRLVAGSDGKLPKFTPPPKPVIVDKTQNEAALRKFLSPEFIPPRQRTNSLKFYMERKDMVRRRTVIDLPEFYVGSILAVTMADPNASGKSNCFVGICIQRGGKGLGATFILRNIINSQGVEICYEMYNPRIQEIRVLKLEKRLDDNLMYLRDALPEYSTVDPEMKPVPVSPSGEVPVNTLKVKMRPRPWSKRWERPKFDIRGIRFDLCVSPARMERAQKWAKPWQEFEMLREYDTSKIEEEISSEIQQE, from the exons ATGCTGCCGTCTTGTGGTCAGTCAGCTGTACTTCAGTTCATCCCACATAGTTTTGGCCCAGCGCGGCTTCCGGACAAGGCACGCGACAACAGAAGGTCAAAGATGGCGGCCTCCGCTAAAAGCCTCGAAATATGTCTATTTTCCTCAAAGTTATTGAGAAACGTACAGCTCCGGAATGAAC ggTTCTTGTCCACGTCCGGGTGTCGTCTGGTTGCGGGAAGCGACGGAAAGCTCCCGAAATTCACTCCACCGCCCAAGCCTGTCATAGTAGACAAAACACAGAATGAGGCAGCTCTGCGGAA GTTCCTCAGCCCAGAGTTCATCCCACCACGGCAGAGGACAAACTCGTTGAAGTTTTACATGGAGAGGAAAGACATGGTCCGCAGGAGGACTGTGATCGACCTTCCTGAATTCTACGTGG GCAGCATCCTTGCTGTGACCATGGCTGACCCCAATGCCAGTGGCAAATCAAACTGTTTTGTTGGCATCTGCATCCAGAGAGGCGGGAAGGGTCTCGGAGCAACATTTATCCTCAGAAACATCATCAATAGTCAAG GAGTGGAGATCTGCTACGAGATGTACAATCCGCGCATTCAGGAGATCCGGGTTCTGAAGCTGGAGAAACGGCTGGATGACAACCTGATGTACCTGAGAGACGCCTTGCCCGAGTACAGCACCGTGGATCCGGAAATGAAGCCTGTGCCCGTCTCCCCCAGCGGAGAGGTGCCAGTGAACACG CTTAAAGTGAAAATGCGTCCAAGGCCGTGGTCCAAACGCTGGGAACGGCCCAAGTTCGACATCCGGGGCATCCGCTTCGACCTGTGCGTGTCGCCGGCCAGGATGGAGCGGGCGCAGAAGTGGGCGAAGCCTTGGCAGGAGTTCGAAATGTTGCGGGAGTACGACACCTCCAAGATTGAGGAGGAGATCTCCAGTGAAATCCAGCAGGAATGA